In a single window of the Nicotiana tomentosiformis chromosome 8, ASM39032v3, whole genome shotgun sequence genome:
- the LOC138898025 gene encoding uncharacterized protein: MKDDIEMDRWTSRWRILPYGRTEGCGKNFWSADRFTVDRRTDRGRNSRSLQDREISGSRDSSYPKLLEYNFNVSVVELVSAMRNIKEARFPRPMKSDPNQRDPNLWCEYHGTNGHRTGDCRHLREEVAMLLKNGHLREFLSDRTKKNYGRNRGDVETSKAGEEPPRQTINMIFGGNEINGVTFSAAKETKVSITHIKRLREEDITFTDEDADGLLLPHNDAMVIYLNVLDFKIKRVLVDPGSSANIIQWRVLEQAKLTRRIIRATKLLAGFNLASVTTRGEIMLLTNAEGVTKITLFEVVDGYMGYNIILGRPWLHEIKAVPSTYHQLLKFLTLEGIKQIRVDQPAAREMNAISISSSKGKEHAA; the protein is encoded by the coding sequence ATGAAAGATGATATTGAAATGGATAGATGGACTTCGAGGTGGCGGATTTTGCCCTACGGGCGGACAGAAGGTTGTGGCAAAAACTTCTGGTCAGCAGACAGGTTCACCGTTGATAGAAGAACCGATCGTGGCCGGAACAGTAGATCGCTGCAGGACAGAGAAATCTCGGGGTCGCGAGATTCTTCTTACCCAAAGTTattagaatataacttcaatgtcagtgTCGTAGAGTTGGTGTCGGCcatgaggaatatcaaagaggCACGATTCCCAAGACCTATGAAATCCGATCCCAACCAGAGGGATCCTAatctatggtgtgaataccatggcacTAACGGCCACCGGACTGGAGACTGccgacacctccgggaagaagtAGCAATGCtgttaaagaatggtcaccttagagaattcttgagtgatcgaaCTAAAAAGAACTATGGTCGGAATAGGGGCGACGTGGAAAcctcaaaagcaggagaagaacctccacgccaaacgatcaacatgatctttggaGGGAATgaaattaacggggtcaccttttcggcagcgaAGGAGACAAAAGTGTCGATAACTCATATCAAGAGGCTCCGAGAAGaagatatcactttcacggatgAAGATGCAGACGGATTACTACTACCGCACAATGACGCAATGGTAATTtatttaaatgtgttagattttaaaattaaacgtgttctagtggatccaggaagttcagctaatatcatacaatggagagtactggagcaagctaaactcactagAAGAATTATCCGAGCAACGAAACTCctcgccggattcaacctcgcaagcgtgacaacccgggGAGAAATTATGTTGCTCACGAATGCTGAGGGAGTAACGAAGATAACActcttcgaagtggtagatggatacatggggtataacatcatcttaggaagaccatggCTGCACGAGATAAAAGCCGTaccttcaacatatcaccaattgttaaAATTTCTGACACTCGAGGGGATCAAACAGATAAGGGTTgatcaaccggcagcaagggagatgaatgcgatttcgatttccagtagcaaaggaaaggaacatgcggcatag